A region of Chlamydia crocodili DNA encodes the following proteins:
- the ychF gene encoding redox-regulated ATPase YchF, translating into MGHTECGIVGLPNVGKSGLFNALTGAQVASCNYPFCTIDPNIGIVPVIDNRLDILAKMSQSQKIIYADMKFVDIAGLVKGAADGAGLGNRFLSHIRETHAIAHVVRCFDNDDVTHVSGKIDPSDDISVINLELIFSDFSSATSIYNKLEKQAKGKKDLGVVLPLLDRIIKHLESGQPVRTLDLSPEEEMQLKPYPFLTAKPMLYIANIGEDSIATMHNDYVAIVQEIAKKENAQVVPICVQLEEEVISLPVEERRDFLNSLGLEESGLNRLVRASYQTLGLISYFTTGPQETRAWTIPIGSTAAEAAGQIHTDIQRGFIRAEVVTLEDMVTYDGRAGVREAGKLRAEGRDYIVQDGDIMLFLHN; encoded by the coding sequence ATGGGGCATACAGAGTGTGGGATCGTAGGACTTCCTAATGTAGGTAAGTCAGGGTTATTTAACGCCCTTACTGGAGCACAAGTAGCCTCCTGTAACTATCCCTTTTGTACAATTGATCCAAATATTGGTATTGTTCCGGTTATTGATAACCGTCTAGATATTTTGGCTAAGATGAGTCAAAGTCAGAAAATTATTTATGCTGATATGAAATTTGTTGATATCGCAGGTTTAGTAAAAGGAGCCGCAGACGGTGCGGGATTAGGAAATAGATTTCTTTCTCATATTCGCGAGACTCATGCTATAGCTCATGTGGTTCGTTGTTTTGATAATGATGACGTTACCCATGTATCCGGAAAGATAGATCCTAGCGACGATATTTCAGTCATAAATTTAGAGTTGATTTTTTCTGATTTCTCTTCAGCAACAAGTATTTATAATAAATTAGAAAAGCAAGCTAAGGGTAAAAAAGACCTTGGGGTTGTTTTACCTTTATTAGATAGGATAATTAAACATTTAGAAAGTGGTCAGCCTGTACGTACTTTAGATTTGTCTCCTGAAGAGGAGATGCAGTTAAAGCCTTATCCATTTTTAACAGCCAAGCCTATGTTATATATAGCAAATATAGGGGAGGATTCTATAGCAACTATGCATAATGATTATGTTGCTATTGTTCAAGAGATCGCTAAAAAGGAAAATGCTCAAGTAGTTCCTATTTGTGTCCAACTAGAAGAAGAGGTGATCTCTTTACCCGTAGAAGAACGCCGGGATTTTTTAAATAGCTTAGGTCTTGAAGAATCAGGATTGAATCGACTGGTACGGGCATCCTATCAAACGCTTGGATTGATTTCGTACTTTACAACTGGACCGCAAGAAACTCGAGCCTGGACTATTCCTATAGGATCTACGGCTGCAGAAGCTGCAGGACAGATTCATACGGATATCCAAAGAGGATTCATTCGTGCAGAAGTTGTTACTCTTGAAGATATGGTAACTTATGACGGTCGTGCAGGAGTTCGTGAAGCTGGTAAATTACGAGCAGAAGGTAGGGATTATATCGTTCAAGACGGCGACATCATGCTTTTTTTACATAATTAG
- the sctU gene encoding type III secretion system export apparatus subunit SctU translates to MGEKTEKATPKRLRDARKKGQVAKSQDFPSAVTFIVSMFTTFYLSSFFAKHLGSFLVSIFKEAPTNHDPRVTLYYLHSCLTLILTTSLPLLGAVGFVGILVGFLVVGPTFSTEVFKPDLKKFNPIENLKQKFKVKTLIELLKSILKIFGAALILYVTLKNRVPLIIETAGVSPIVIAVIFKQILYKAVTSIGIFFLVVAVLDLVYQRKNFAKELKMEKFEVKQEFKDTEGNPEIKGRRRQIAQEIAYEDTSSQIKHASAVVSNPKDIAVAIGYMPEKYKAPWIIAMGINLRAKRIITEAEKYGIPIMRNVPLAHQLWDEGKELKFIPESTYEAIGEILLYITSLNAQNPNNKNINQPDNL, encoded by the coding sequence ATGGGTGAAAAAACAGAAAAGGCGACCCCGAAGCGTCTTAGAGACGCCAGGAAAAAAGGCCAGGTAGCAAAATCCCAGGATTTTCCTTCCGCGGTAACCTTTATCGTTTCGATGTTCACAACATTTTATCTATCGTCGTTTTTTGCAAAACATCTTGGTAGTTTTTTAGTTTCTATTTTTAAGGAAGCTCCTACAAATCATGATCCTAGAGTCACGTTATACTACTTGCATAGCTGCTTAACTTTAATTCTAACGACTTCTCTTCCATTACTTGGAGCAGTAGGCTTTGTTGGTATTCTTGTTGGATTTCTTGTTGTAGGTCCAACTTTTTCTACCGAGGTTTTCAAACCCGATTTAAAAAAGTTCAATCCTATTGAGAATTTAAAACAAAAATTTAAAGTAAAGACTTTAATAGAGTTGCTAAAGTCTATTTTGAAGATTTTTGGCGCTGCCTTAATTCTGTACGTTACACTAAAAAACCGTGTACCATTGATTATAGAAACTGCAGGGGTCTCTCCAATTGTTATTGCTGTGATCTTTAAACAGATACTTTATAAAGCGGTCACATCAATTGGTATTTTTTTCTTAGTTGTTGCTGTTCTTGACTTAGTGTATCAAAGAAAGAACTTTGCTAAAGAACTAAAAATGGAAAAGTTTGAGGTTAAACAGGAATTTAAGGATACAGAGGGTAATCCAGAGATCAAGGGACGCCGTCGTCAGATTGCTCAAGAAATCGCTTATGAAGATACCTCTTCTCAAATTAAACATGCAAGTGCGGTTGTCTCTAATCCTAAGGATATAGCTGTAGCTATCGGTTATATGCCGGAAAAATATAAAGCTCCATGGATTATTGCTATGGGAATTAATTTGCGTGCAAAAAGAATCATTACAGAAGCTGAGAAATATGGTATTCCTATCATGAGGAATGTGCCTTTGGCGCATCAGCTTTGGGATGAAGGAAAAGAGTTGAAGTTTATTCCAGAGTCGACGTATGAAGCTATTGGGGAAATCCTTCTCTACATCACTTCTCTTAATGCACAAAATCCTAACAATAAAAATATTAACCAACCCGATAATCTATAA
- the sctV gene encoding type III secretion system export apparatus subunit SctV, with translation MNKLLNFVSRTFGGEAALNMINKSSDLILALWMIGVVLMIILPLPPTIVDLMITINLAVSVFLLMVALYIPSALQLSVFPSLLLITTMFRLGINISSSRQILLKAYAGHVIQAFGDFVVGGNYVVGFIIFLIITIIQFIVVTKGAERVAEVAARFRLDAMPGKQMAIDADLRAGMIDAQQARDKRGMIQKESELYGAMDGAMKFIKGDVIAGIVISLINIVGGLTIGVAMHGMDLAQAAHVYTLLSIGDGLVSQIPSLLISLTAGIVTTRVSSDKNTNLGKEISSQLVKEPRALLLASAATLGVGFFKGFPLWSFSILSFIFGFLGVILLAKKNSTAKKGASGASTTVGAAADGAATAGDNPDDYALTLPVILELGKDLSKLIQHRTKSGQSFIDDMIPKMRQALYQDIGIRYPGIHVRTDSPSLEGYDYMILLNEVPYVRGKVPPNHVLTNEVEENLKRYNLPFLTYKNAAGLPSAWVSEDAKAILEKAAIKYWTPLEVIILHLSYFFHRSSQEFLGIQEVRSMIEFMERSFPDLVKEVTRLIPLQKLTEIFKRLVQEQISIKDLRTILESLSEWAQTEKDTVLLTEYVRSSLKLYISFKFSQGQSAISVYLLDPEIEEMIRGAIKQTSAGSYLALDPDSVNLILKSMRNTITPTPPGGQPPVLLTAIDVRRYVRKLIETEFPDIAVISYQEILPEIRIQPLGRIQIF, from the coding sequence ATGAACAAGCTACTCAATTTTGTTAGTAGAACCTTTGGGGGAGAAGCAGCCCTAAACATGATCAATAAATCGAGTGACCTCATCCTTGCTTTATGGATGATTGGCGTCGTTTTAATGATCATCTTGCCCCTGCCTCCGACTATTGTCGACTTGATGATCACTATCAACTTAGCTGTTTCTGTCTTCTTATTGATGGTAGCTTTATATATTCCTAGTGCGTTGCAGTTATCGGTTTTCCCATCCCTACTCTTAATTACAACGATGTTTCGTTTGGGAATTAATATTTCTTCATCAAGACAGATTCTTCTTAAAGCTTATGCGGGTCACGTCATTCAAGCTTTCGGAGATTTCGTCGTTGGGGGGAACTATGTTGTTGGATTTATTATCTTCTTAATCATTACGATTATTCAGTTTATCGTTGTCACCAAAGGTGCTGAGCGTGTTGCCGAGGTTGCTGCAAGATTCCGATTAGATGCTATGCCTGGTAAACAGATGGCCATCGACGCGGATTTGCGAGCAGGAATGATTGATGCACAACAAGCTCGTGATAAACGAGGAATGATTCAGAAGGAAAGTGAACTTTATGGAGCCATGGATGGTGCTATGAAGTTCATTAAAGGAGACGTTATCGCAGGTATCGTTATCTCCTTGATTAACATTGTTGGCGGTCTGACTATTGGCGTAGCTATGCACGGGATGGATCTTGCTCAAGCTGCACACGTCTATACTCTTTTATCTATTGGTGACGGCTTAGTCTCTCAGATACCCTCACTACTTATCTCCTTAACTGCTGGTATTGTGACTACCCGTGTTTCTAGTGATAAAAACACGAACTTAGGTAAAGAGATTTCTTCTCAATTAGTTAAAGAACCTAGGGCATTGCTTCTAGCTTCTGCAGCAACTTTAGGTGTGGGATTCTTTAAAGGATTCCCTCTTTGGTCGTTCTCCATTCTATCTTTTATCTTTGGTTTTCTTGGCGTTATTCTTCTTGCCAAGAAAAATAGTACCGCTAAAAAAGGAGCATCGGGGGCATCAACAACAGTGGGAGCAGCTGCTGATGGAGCAGCAACAGCTGGTGATAATCCAGATGATTATGCACTAACCCTACCGGTAATTTTAGAGTTAGGTAAAGATCTATCTAAGTTAATTCAACATAGAACAAAATCAGGGCAAAGCTTTATCGATGATATGATTCCTAAAATGCGTCAGGCTCTGTATCAAGATATTGGTATTCGTTATCCAGGAATTCACGTACGCACTGATTCTCCTTCTCTAGAAGGATACGACTATATGATCCTTCTTAATGAAGTTCCTTATGTTCGAGGGAAGGTTCCCCCAAATCACGTGTTAACTAACGAAGTAGAAGAGAATCTTAAGAGATATAATCTTCCTTTCCTAACTTACAAAAATGCTGCAGGCCTACCTTCTGCGTGGGTTAGTGAAGATGCTAAAGCTATTTTAGAAAAAGCAGCTATTAAATACTGGACACCTCTAGAGGTGATTATTCTCCATCTTTCGTACTTCTTCCATAGAAGTTCTCAAGAGTTCTTAGGAATTCAAGAAGTGCGCTCTATGATTGAATTTATGGAACGTTCGTTTCCTGACCTCGTTAAGGAAGTTACTCGACTTATTCCTCTACAAAAGCTTACTGAAATTTTCAAACGCTTAGTTCAAGAGCAAATCTCTATTAAAGATTTGCGTACAATTTTAGAATCACTAAGCGAATGGGCACAGACAGAAAAAGATACTGTATTACTTACCGAATACGTTCGGTCTTCTCTTAAACTCTATATTAGCTTTAAATTTTCTCAAGGCCAATCTGCAATTTCTGTTTATTTATTAGATCCAGAAATTGAAGAGATGATTCGCGGAGCGATTAAGCAAACCTCTGCAGGATCTTATCTTGCTTTAGACCCTGATTCCGTAAACCTCATCTTAAAATCTATGAGAAATACAATTACGCCAACACCTCCTGGAGGTCAACCCCCTGTGCTGTTGACAGCAATTGACGTAAGACGATATGTAAGGAAATTAATAGAGACAGAATTCCCTGATATCGCTGTGATTTCTTATCAAGAGATTCTCCCAGAGATTCGTATCCAGCCATTAGGAAGAATTCAGATTTTCTAA
- the rbfA gene encoding 30S ribosome-binding factor RbfA, producing MTENRRIKKVNSLLREAIANVILKDVKHPKISNRWITVTRVCLSKDLHAARVYVSIMPHENTSAETLEALKASAGYIAYKASKGVVLKYFPEINFYIEDIFSPQDHIENLLWKIREQDKN from the coding sequence ATGACTGAAAATAGGCGCATAAAAAAGGTTAATTCATTACTTCGTGAAGCGATTGCCAATGTGATCTTAAAAGATGTAAAGCACCCGAAAATTTCGAATCGTTGGATTACGGTGACTAGGGTGTGTTTATCTAAAGACTTACACGCAGCTCGTGTCTATGTTTCAATTATGCCTCACGAAAATACATCAGCTGAAACCCTGGAAGCGTTAAAAGCATCAGCAGGATATATTGCTTATAAGGCTTCTAAAGGCGTTGTGCTTAAGTATTTTCCTGAGATAAATTTTTATATCGAAGATATTTTTTCTCCACAAGATCATATAGAAAACTTGCTCTGGAAAATAAGAGAACAAGATAAGAATTAA
- the sctW gene encoding type III secretion system gatekeeper subunit SctW → MAASGGAGGLGGSQAVDVAQVQAAAAKADAQEVVASQEQSDISMIKDSQDLSNPQAATRTKKKEEKFQTLESRRKGAAQTEKKSEGTGDKSDADLADKYTENNAEISGQDLRSIRDSLHDDSSEEDILDLVKSKFSDPALQSVALDYLVQTTPASKGALKDTLIKAQQNHMQQHRQAVVGGKNILFASQEYASLLNTSAPGLRALYLQVTSDFHSCEQLLTTLQSRYSFEEMGTVSSFILKGMAADLKSEGSSVPPPKLQVMMSETRNLQAVLTGYDFFQAKLPTLTASLKADGVSVPDLKFDKVADTFFKLINDKFPTASKMERGVRDLVGDDTEAITGMLNLFFVALRGTSPRLFASAEKRQQLGTMMANALDTVNINNEDYPKATDFPKPYPWS, encoded by the coding sequence ATGGCTGCATCTGGAGGAGCTGGTGGCTTAGGTGGTTCACAAGCTGTTGACGTTGCGCAAGTGCAAGCTGCAGCAGCGAAAGCTGATGCTCAAGAAGTTGTAGCTAGCCAAGAGCAATCCGACATCAGTATGATTAAGGATTCTCAGGATTTATCAAATCCTCAAGCAGCGACGCGCACTAAAAAGAAAGAAGAAAAATTCCAAACTCTAGAATCTAGAAGAAAGGGTGCTGCTCAAACAGAGAAAAAGTCCGAAGGTACTGGAGATAAATCTGACGCGGATCTCGCTGACAAATATACCGAAAATAATGCTGAAATTTCGGGTCAAGATTTACGCAGTATTCGAGATTCTCTGCACGATGACTCCTCTGAAGAAGATATTTTAGATCTTGTTAAATCTAAATTTTCTGATCCCGCACTTCAAAGCGTTGCTCTAGATTACTTAGTCCAAACAACACCTGCTTCTAAAGGTGCTTTAAAAGACACTTTAATTAAAGCACAACAAAACCATATGCAACAGCATCGACAAGCTGTTGTTGGTGGTAAAAATATTTTGTTTGCCTCTCAAGAATATGCGTCTTTATTAAATACTTCTGCTCCAGGATTGCGAGCTCTCTATCTTCAGGTAACTTCCGATTTTCACTCTTGTGAGCAATTACTAACAACTCTTCAATCACGTTATAGCTTCGAAGAGATGGGTACCGTTTCCTCGTTCATTCTTAAAGGTATGGCTGCAGATTTAAAATCCGAAGGATCTTCAGTTCCACCTCCAAAATTACAAGTCATGATGTCAGAAACCCGTAATCTTCAAGCTGTGCTTACTGGTTATGATTTTTTTCAGGCGAAACTCCCCACACTTACTGCATCTTTAAAAGCTGATGGAGTATCGGTTCCTGATCTTAAATTTGATAAAGTAGCAGATACTTTCTTTAAGTTAATTAATGATAAATTCCCCACAGCCTCAAAAATGGAACGTGGGGTTCGCGATCTCGTTGGTGATGATACAGAAGCTATTACAGGGATGCTAAATCTCTTTTTCGTTGCCTTAAGAGGCACTTCACCAAGATTATTTGCTTCAGCAGAAAAACGTCAGCAATTAGGCACGATGATGGCTAATGCTTTGGACACTGTGAATATTAACAATGAAGATTACCCAAAAGCTACAGACTTCCCCAAACCTTATCCTTGGTCTTAA
- the truB gene encoding tRNA pseudouridine(55) synthase TruB yields the protein MELATELKEGILLVDKPQGRTSFSLIRTLTKLIGVKKIGHAGTLDPFATGVMVMLIGRKFTRLSDVLLFENKEYAAIAHLGTTTDSYDCDGKIVGRSKKVPTYEQIIEASQYFQGEIQQIPPMFSAKKINGKKLYEYARQGLSIERRQSTVQVSLQIKKYEYPLLHFSVQCSKGTYIRSIAHELGNMLGCGAYLEELRRLRSGSFSIDQCIDGCLLDCPEFDISPYLRDFNGNIL from the coding sequence ATGGAACTTGCTACAGAACTTAAAGAAGGTATTCTTCTAGTAGATAAGCCTCAAGGAAGAACTTCATTTAGTCTCATTCGCACTTTAACAAAATTAATCGGAGTAAAAAAAATTGGTCATGCAGGAACCCTCGATCCTTTTGCTACAGGTGTGATGGTCATGTTAATAGGTCGTAAATTTACACGACTCTCTGATGTTTTGTTATTTGAAAATAAAGAATACGCTGCAATTGCCCATTTAGGCACAACTACGGATTCTTACGATTGCGATGGTAAAATTGTTGGTAGATCAAAAAAGGTGCCAACCTATGAACAAATAATTGAGGCTTCGCAATATTTTCAGGGAGAAATCCAACAAATCCCCCCAATGTTTTCTGCAAAAAAAATTAATGGGAAAAAACTCTATGAATATGCCCGGCAGGGATTATCAATAGAGCGTCGCCAATCTACAGTTCAGGTAAGTTTGCAAATCAAAAAATACGAATATCCCCTGTTACATTTCTCCGTGCAGTGTAGTAAAGGAACTTATATTCGTAGTATTGCTCATGAACTAGGAAACATGTTAGGCTGTGGAGCTTATTTGGAAGAACTCCGACGTTTACGTAGTGGAAGTTTTTCTATAGATCAATGCATTGACGGTTGTCTTTTAGACTGTCCTGAATTTGACATATCTCCTTACCTAAGAGACTTCAATGGAAACATTCTATAG
- a CDS encoding bifunctional riboflavin kinase/FAD synthetase, translating into METFYSLTSIPSSVDSITIGFFDGCHLGHKQLLTALSSFPGTSGIITFDLHPQAILQLSTPKLITSTKERFLLLQDFSIDYLCILPFTKDFSNQSAEHFILSLHQTLKCKRLILGHDSRLGKEGKGNAITLQPLTKSLGIEIIEIPPYKIDNEIVSSKKIRQLLIQGDLDNANRHLGYSYKYIGIIKTGYGLGTKLGVATINLPQDQCLLPYGVYACEIEHRTRSYEGIMNLGEAPTIGRDSLCLEAHLFNFSGNLYGEIVAVTPKKFLRKEKKFASKEDLSKAIHKDIIDAKVFFTNYVKKA; encoded by the coding sequence ATGGAAACATTCTATAGTTTAACATCGATCCCTTCTTCTGTGGATTCTATAACTATAGGTTTTTTTGATGGTTGTCATTTAGGTCATAAACAGTTACTTACTGCTCTATCTTCTTTCCCAGGAACATCAGGGATAATTACTTTTGATTTACATCCTCAAGCGATTTTACAACTCTCCACTCCCAAGCTAATTACAAGTACCAAAGAAAGGTTCCTCCTTCTACAAGATTTCTCTATAGATTATTTATGTATTCTTCCTTTTACGAAGGATTTTTCTAATCAATCTGCAGAGCATTTCATACTTTCTCTACATCAAACTTTAAAATGTAAACGTTTAATATTAGGACATGATTCTAGATTAGGTAAGGAAGGGAAAGGAAATGCTATAACATTACAACCGCTGACGAAATCTTTAGGAATCGAAATTATCGAGATACCTCCATATAAGATTGATAATGAGATAGTCTCTAGTAAGAAAATTCGCCAACTTTTAATACAAGGCGATCTAGATAACGCGAACCGGCATTTAGGATATTCCTATAAATATATAGGAATAATCAAAACAGGCTATGGTTTAGGAACAAAATTAGGCGTTGCTACTATTAACCTTCCTCAAGACCAGTGTTTGCTGCCTTATGGAGTATATGCATGTGAAATAGAACATCGTACTAGGTCATATGAAGGAATTATGAATCTTGGAGAAGCTCCTACAATAGGTAGAGATTCCTTATGCTTAGAAGCCCATCTATTTAATTTTTCTGGAAATTTATATGGCGAGATAGTTGCTGTAACCCCTAAGAAATTCCTTAGGAAAGAAAAAAAATTTGCTTCTAAAGAAGACTTATCAAAAGCTATTCACAAAGACATTATTGATGCGAAAGTATTTTTTACTAATTATGTAAAAAAAGCATGA